A section of the Thermotoga caldifontis AZM44c09 genome encodes:
- a CDS encoding Gfo/Idh/MocA family protein: MKLRVCIVGGSGHYGYVLESLSEEFEIVAVSPGVVGENLTPLLSKLRQARIEPRLYEDYRQMLKSERPDVVVINTHFYTNGKILLQALQMGIHAFVEKPIATNLEDLHQIEKIYSEVKHEVFFAAMFGLRYKPWFLTAKSLVDSNAVGEIRLIHAQKSYKLGERPEFFKKRETFGGTLAWVGIHAIDWIHWMSNKRFVSVYGLHSRKANRNHGDLEVSGACLFELEQEVIATLTVDYLRPLGAETHDDDRLRIVGTKGILEVRDRSVLLTDEDGTRIVQNQEQGYIFKDFLNHVLGRGRCMVTAEQSIYATYVALKAREAADEHRIVTL, encoded by the coding sequence TTGAAACTTAGAGTTTGTATCGTAGGTGGTAGCGGGCACTACGGCTACGTGCTGGAATCTCTGAGTGAAGAGTTCGAGATCGTTGCGGTCTCGCCTGGAGTTGTTGGAGAAAATCTCACACCGCTTCTTTCGAAGCTCAGGCAGGCCCGTATAGAACCCCGTCTGTACGAAGATTACAGACAGATGCTGAAATCTGAAAGACCAGACGTGGTGGTGATAAACACACACTTCTACACGAACGGAAAGATCCTTCTGCAGGCGTTACAGATGGGAATACACGCCTTCGTGGAAAAGCCGATAGCCACAAACCTTGAAGATCTTCACCAGATAGAGAAGATCTATTCAGAAGTGAAGCATGAGGTTTTCTTCGCAGCGATGTTTGGCCTCAGGTACAAGCCGTGGTTTTTGACCGCCAAGAGTTTGGTCGATTCCAACGCTGTGGGAGAAATAAGGCTGATCCATGCTCAGAAGTCGTACAAGCTTGGCGAAAGGCCGGAATTTTTCAAGAAGCGTGAAACGTTCGGTGGAACCCTGGCATGGGTCGGAATACACGCGATAGACTGGATTCACTGGATGTCCAACAAACGGTTCGTGAGTGTGTACGGCCTTCATTCCCGTAAAGCCAACAGAAACCACGGTGATCTCGAAGTCAGTGGTGCGTGCCTGTTTGAGCTCGAACAGGAGGTCATCGCTACACTGACGGTGGACTACCTCCGTCCTCTTGGTGCCGAAACCCACGACGATGACAGACTCAGGATAGTCGGAACCAAAGGAATTCTGGAAGTGAGAGATCGAAGTGTGTTACTCACCGATGAAGATGGCACCCGTATCGTGCAGAATCAGGAACAAGGTTACATATTCAAAGATTTCCTGAACCACGTGCTCGGCAGGGGACGATGCATGGTCACGGCGGAACAATCCATCTACGCAACGTACGTGGCGTTGAAGGCGAGAGAAGCCGCAGACGAGCACAGGATCGTTACTTTATGA
- a CDS encoding DUF4129 domain-containing protein, with translation MKSTKFTDWLVSFIASMLSLLLIGQGRPSWLYVLLPGVVLFLSLLLSYRPGCSIQLLSVPFFFASWILLYVVTNNVLQAFLTSLCIVAVLNVLRSQGMSSWLWLVVLGVSLNFSSHVGRLQAAFLFVFTLLVVLWLRVRIEKKMLMAFVAVSLLCAIVLSNFNFSIVAWALKRLPAKESEEKQQIVQLKPLGSMAPESSQKAERSSRSFELVLEKVFFPIVLLLFGVFLLTLSLKLFKLKGTILLFLMGVLIFGLTLSVLSFIFSLVKPKFELVQTSPETTATETEMGQARFEFVESAPATVTETRSNVRGLIDFLNWSSLILLILASAFLVYMTVYVSKQSAVPIKLGEPGKTATEQDVKSEEPFQFDRSQRSVIEAYWWLRNKFFARLNHLTPYEVLRLAGDFEPFGELTRMYVMLRYGNRNLTDAQIEEFYEHFLATSRWLEEKRSSHREGDVPS, from the coding sequence ATGAAATCGACGAAGTTCACTGACTGGCTCGTCAGTTTCATCGCCTCGATGCTATCACTGCTGCTCATCGGCCAGGGAAGACCCTCTTGGCTGTACGTGCTTCTGCCAGGCGTGGTGTTGTTTCTCAGTTTGCTGTTGAGCTACAGACCGGGCTGCTCGATTCAGTTGCTGTCCGTGCCGTTCTTCTTCGCGAGCTGGATTTTGCTCTATGTGGTCACGAACAATGTGCTACAGGCTTTTCTCACCAGCCTCTGTATCGTTGCCGTGTTGAACGTGTTGAGATCGCAGGGCATGTCGAGCTGGTTGTGGCTCGTCGTGCTTGGTGTCTCGCTGAACTTTTCTTCGCACGTTGGAAGGTTGCAGGCTGCATTTCTGTTCGTTTTCACCTTGCTTGTCGTTCTCTGGTTGAGGGTTCGCATTGAAAAGAAGATGTTGATGGCTTTCGTGGCTGTCTCCTTGCTGTGTGCGATCGTTTTGTCGAACTTCAACTTCTCGATCGTCGCCTGGGCGCTGAAACGATTACCAGCAAAGGAATCGGAAGAAAAGCAACAGATCGTTCAGCTGAAGCCTCTGGGAAGCATGGCGCCAGAAAGCTCACAGAAAGCTGAAAGATCTTCTCGAAGCTTCGAGCTGGTCTTAGAAAAGGTGTTCTTTCCGATCGTACTGTTGCTCTTTGGAGTGTTTCTGTTGACGCTGAGCTTGAAGCTGTTCAAGTTGAAAGGAACGATCTTGCTCTTCCTGATGGGCGTACTGATCTTCGGTCTGACCCTGTCAGTTCTGTCTTTCATATTCTCACTCGTGAAGCCGAAGTTCGAACTGGTGCAGACGAGCCCGGAGACCACTGCAACAGAGACAGAAATGGGTCAAGCGAGGTTCGAATTCGTCGAATCTGCACCCGCAACCGTGACCGAAACGAGGAGCAATGTGCGTGGATTGATCGATTTTTTGAACTGGTCCTCGCTGATCCTGCTGATCCTCGCTTCGGCATTTCTGGTGTACATGACGGTCTACGTTTCAAAGCAATCGGCGGTACCGATCAAACTCGGCGAACCGGGCAAGACGGCGACGGAACAGGATGTTAAAAGCGAAGAACCTTTCCAGTTCGATCGTTCACAGCGCTCGGTCATTGAGGCTTACTGGTGGTTGAGGAACAAATTCTTTGCCAGGCTGAACCACTTAACACCCTACGAAGTTTTGAGACTTGCGGGTGACTTCGAACCTTTCGGCGAGCTCACGCGCATGTACGTGATGCTGCGTTACGGCAACAGGAACCTGACCGATGCGCAGATTGAGGAATTCTACGAACACTTTCTCGCAACTTCTCGCTGGCTCGAGGAGAAGAGATCTTCGCATCGAGAAGGCGACGTTCCCTCATAA